The DNA region TATTGAGAAGTAATGGTTATTATATAGCCTAACATCAGTAACAGACTTTCAAAAGCAATGGACCAACTGTTGTTGGGGGGCGATTAGGGGTTGGGGGTGAGGAGGGCTTGCCCCCGCGGTACGGTTTAGGGGTATTATTGTAATTTGAATAATTAGTATCCTTATATAAGCTTGTAACACCGAAACCCTATTATTGTATTTAGAAGAGAATCAATAAACGGAACTATAGCTGCTCTATAGTCGCAGACGTAGGCAATTTGGTCGGACTGCGTGAACAAACTTTcgtgtgtttctctctactcttGATCTGTATTCGTGTTGTTGTTCTAAcatatttgttttttcaaactacttgatgatgatgaaatgaATGTGGCGCTCCCAACTAGAATGTGGCGCTCCCAACTCATCTTTCTTACTCCTAGAAAAAGCGTACAACTCAACATTTAATTTTATGTGTTATAGTTGGAACCTTTATAAAATATGTAGCAACGTTGTTAATCGCGGATCGTGGAAAACAACTTTCTACATATTCCGttccaaaaaaatcatttaggCGAGTGGTGGTATATTTGGTCTTGATTAATCAATTATATACcacttaaaattttcaaatattaaaagatatcttaataaaaaataaatttgaattattgtttaattttattataacaAACACACACATATGATAGAGTCAAGCTGATTGACTGCTCATCTTGACCATATAAATAATCTTAATTATATCGTGTGATACATTTGATACAATTATTTTATGAAACTAAAGCAAAATAAATGATTTAGTTATCACTAGTTATTTAGGAAAAAAACACCATAAACGCAGCAAAGTACGTAGGAAATGCCTATGAAAAAAAGTGACAAAAAATGAGTAGGTAATAAACACATTTCTAGCAAGGAACACCAATCCACAGTTCAACGCACCACCAGTAATACCTGCCATACTTTgctgcctataaatagccaacaacctaccaccattctcgcatcacatgatttgtttATTAAAACAACAACTAAAAACCCTCACTCCCTCTTTATTTGTTCTTGTAATAATAGAACCGGTCACCCTCCTATCTAGGACATTGAGAGAACGAGCATGCACCACGTCAACTAACAACCAGCCTATTTTTTCTTCCAAATACCGCTTATAAACTCACCAAACCACCATTCTCATACCCCTGCCCAAAACAAAGCCTCTTTTTTTCATCTCTTACTTATTGTTCTTCATTTTTTGTGAAATCTCGTGTTGTTTATGTCAAGGATAAATCAAGAGGAGGCACTCATGTCGCGTGTTGTTCATGTCAAGGTGGAATCAAGAGGATGCACTCATGATATTGGAGTACTTCATGCTTCAAATGACTCAGTTTTATGATTAGATGTCACATGGATCATCCCATGACTAATCACATGAAACTGAAGTTGGTCAAGATGGTAAacaccttttttttcttctcattatTGTAAACAAATTCTTGTTAAGAATTAATATGTGAGCATCCAGATTAGAAACCTATGTGTGAGCATTGCTACCATGAACGAGAGTTTCACATATGAATTTGTTTACAATAATGAGAAAAAAGGGTGTTTAGACCAACTTCAGTTTCATGTGATGAGTCTTAGGATGATTCATGTGATGTCTCATCGTAAAGTCGAGCTATTTGAAGCATGTACTCTAACATCATTGGTGTTTCCTCTTGATTCATCATTGACATAAAAAAGTTAGTTGTTGACTTGTTGTTTTAAAGAACAAATTAAATCAAGTGATGCGAGAATGGTGGTAGGTTGttggctatttataggcagcAAAGTATGGTTGATATTACTGGTGGCGGGTTGAACTGTGGATCAGTGTTCCTTGCTAGAAATATGTTAATTACTTACACattttttgtcaattttttcACAGGCATTTCCTGCGAACTTTGCTGTGTTTAGGGTGTTTTTCCTAATATAGCTAGTGATAAATCCATGTGATGCATGAATACTAAATCATTGATGTTGTTTTGGTTTCATAAATTTTTTATCAAATGTATCACACAATATAATTAAGATGCTTAGGGCAATCTGGAGGTTTTAGTTCAGTGGGACGATCTTCCTTCTTGTGATAACACTTGGGAGCTGGCAGCCCAGATTCAAGACAAATTCCCTAGTTTTCCCCTTGAGGACAATGTTCATCTTTTAGGGGAGGGGGGATATTGATATGTCCCCACTCTCATATAAATCGCCTATTACTAAGGTTTATGAAAGGAAGAGGGTTAGGAATGTTAATTAGGTTAGCCTGGTTGCTTGTGGGATAGAGTCAGTGTTACTCTATCAACTAACCttggttaattagttagttAGAGTTAGTTACTAGTTAGTTGGGGGTATAAAACCGCAATAGTTGTCAGTTAGAGTCAGTTTTTGGGAAAGGTTTGGATGGTTAGAGGTAACCAAATTGGTCTCTTGGTGACCAAGTTTCTCTTCTTATTCTCTGTAACAGTTTCAGTTCTTATGTAATTTCCTTGTTCATCATCAATACAAATTCTACCATGGTTTCTGGAATCTAGGGTTTCTACTCTTAAATTTGTGTGCAATTGTGCTTTCCTGAAACCAGTTTTATTAGATGATGAATAATTGTCATTCAATGCATGGTTGGACTCACAAAAAACAACTATTTAAAGTTATTAACGTGTACGATTAATAAAGTTTTACACAAGTGTAAATTGATCCTCCTCCTTTTATATATAATCACTAttcaaattatttaatttttttaatatgatgGATGTCTTGATCAACTATTTAAAGTTATTAACGTGTACGATTAATAAAGTTTTACACAAGTGTAAATTGATCCTCCTCCTTTTATATATAATCACTAttcaaattatttaattttttttaatatgatgGATGTCTTGATTACTTACTCAGTAATAGCTCTACTTGCATGAATCTATCATATGAGAAACTATCTTGGCATTACGTAGTTATCCTTAATGCGTTTAGGAGGTTCAAGTTTTTAATTCCCTTCATACTATATTTGCATATATTTGGTTCCAATTTATTAAATTGTTTATTTGCATATATTTGGTTCCAATTTATTAAATTGTTCAAGCTGAGCAGTTAGACAACCTCTAGGACTTTGGGTGTATTGTTCTAGCATGTATTTGAGGGTGTAATGGTTTGgtactcttttttatttttcacaagCTCTCTAGAgtatgatgtactctttttccttactaggttttTTCTCATTGGGTTTTCCTAGTAAGATTTTAATGAAGCACATACTCTAGGCTCAAGTGCTTGTGAAAGAGTGGGTGGTGGGTGTTTTTGGAACTCATGTGGTTGGTCTCTTAATCCTTGCTCTTTTGAGCTTTATGAatacattttctttttgttggcaaaaaaaaatgttcaacCTGagctattttttatgttttctaagCCTGAACGTTTTCCACTTCAGGATGCAATTAGACTTAATTCGCGTTGGTTTTATCTTGACTTCTTAGCAAGATGAATTTTGAAAGATGATATCTATTGGCTATTATATGTTCTTTCAACCTTTCAcactaaaaagaaaaagaagcctAAGAGTAACACAATAAGTTTTCAGAGAAAAGAAATATGTTTCAATTGAGGCATGATAGCATATGGACCACTTTATTACATGCCATATATTATAatattgtaacaaaataaaacttcTGCAGAGTTTACTTGGGGTCTTATAGATTGACCCAAAACATACCTGCTTCTTTTAGGAGTGCCACAGATATATAATTAGTATGCTTGAAAATTTAGAAAACAATACAAAGTATATATCTTTTTGCTAATGGATCAATGCCCATTTTGCTTAAACATAggataaaacaaaacaaaacaaatagtTTAAGACTTTAAGTTAAAGTGTTAAACACATATTGTCTACAAGTCATTGGGGATGTATTTTGCTTACTTGGTTACAGTGCTCCCACTTTTCCTTGCATACTAAAAACAGTCCTAGTCAAGAAAGTCTCGTTAGGCTTCTAAAGCAGTTGCCTTGTGCTGCCTTATgctggtgcccactagggtgggcaacttTAGTTTTtggtccacccatggaccaAGGTGTTTTTACTAATttacaaaagataaaaatatcaacaaaaaaaattaaactctaaAACCATGACAGAACAGATCTAGATCTAGATCTAGATCCTTCTTCACCTCCAGTTTCTAATCTGTTGTATTCACACTGTTAAATGGAAACCTTATCAATCTATCATCAGCATTAGTACTCTACTCCTTATTACTAATTTCTACAACCAAAACAAGAGAGAAGAGGGGTTCAGATTTGAGAGTTAACGAGGGGAAGACGAACATGCTCCAAAACCTCTAGAAATTTTTGTCCCGAGATCCCAATCGCGAAGAGCCTTACCGGGATCCTCACGGTAAGGGTTGGGGAACACGACGAGCTCCCGAACTGGCTCGGTGAGGGTGTTGGGGGCGAGTCTGAAGCCGGAGGAAGATATTTTGGGTCGGGTGGAGGGAGGAGGAGCAGGAAGGAGAGAATCAGAGAGATGGGTTTTGGAACTTGGGGTTGGGATGAGGAGGAGAATTTGGGAGAAGAGGAGGTGACGGGGATGGAGGCGCGTGGGGGCTAGGTGGTCTGGCGGGGAGGACGGTGCTCTCACTGCTATGCTCTCCTTTCTCTCCCCGGCATCACCATCTGGTTGATCAACAATACCAGGTTTATTATGTTCCTGCGAGACAGGCCTCAGTTTTTTCAGATTCCTAATagtcagcagcagcagcaataACAACAATATGTTGCTTACTCTCAGATTCATCACCCTTCCCAGTCCATGACCCCAAATTTTGCAGCACCTTCGAATTATGTTTATGACTCTAGGGATTCTGCAGTACCACATTTACCTAAGCTAGGGATTCTCAGATTCTCAAATTTTTCTGATTCTGCTATATTTTTGAGAAaaatagtactccctccgtccctaattataagctaaagttgtaaaaatcacacttattaagaaagccttaattgatgcattggttttcaaaaaaaatgtacaactttctatgtttacccttatttatgataacactttttcatcattgtactactaatggtggtgctccactaccaataaatgcaagggtgaatatggaaagaaatattaacttttgcaatgttagcttatatttagtgacacaaaaaaagtctcaatgttagcttataattagggacggagggagtataattgAAGTCCAATTTGTATGAAAAGTTGTTTAAGTTGATGAATATGGACATATCTGGGATTTGATTTGATGATACCTGTTAATCTGGGAGTTAATTTGGGATTTGATGATCTTGAAATCAATCTGggaatttatttgttttttttttttggtgcttgGGAATTTATTTGTTTTGGTAAGTCTtagaaattattattttattttattttttaattagtaaaAGAAAGAATATTACATTTTTACCATTTTATCATCCTTTCAATCCTATCCATCCATCTAAAGAATATTCTTAGATTCCAAAATCTAACGGCAATTAATAATGgaccaccggtggaccaaaaactaaaattgcccaccctagtgggcacctgaAGTTAAAGCATCTGATTCTTGTTCAATGCACATTGATAACCTTCATTTAAAACTATAAACTGCAAGGGATGCCTTAATCTCTTCAAATACAAGGTCTTCACCAAAAAATGAAATGATTATGTAAAATTCTTCCAATTGTTAATTAGTTGAACATCTTTGAGGAGGGCTTCATTTACTTCAAGAGTAAGTCAAGAAAGTTACTGCAAATCTtactctttttcctctcctAGGGTTTTTCCTACTGAGTTTTTTCTATTGAGGTTTTAATTAGGCTCTCTCATGAACCGTGTTTAAATCACCAAAATAGTGTAGGGCTGGATAAGACTGTCAGTTGTCTCTTCCCATTCTACATGAGTGGATTGttctcataacctttactttcTTATCAATAAAATTCttttgttctcaaaaaaaaattattataaaataacatCTCAGATTAAAACGTAGAATCTGTCAGATGACATCCTGTTTCCTAATTCTTCTTTCAcccaaactctcttttttttttttcattaaactACTTTGTTCTAAACACAAACCTAGTAACTCTAGGGTTAATGTAAAATACATTTTGGGCAAAACCCGTACACACCAATTAatcaaagaaaatgaaagtCATTAGTGATATCATCATCAGATTTAAAGAAAGGGGATCTAGATATGAAACCCCCTTTGTAAATaacaaaactaaaaactgattTCAATTTCTCTGATAAATTTGTGAGGTAACGACAACCTACTTTTAAATTTGATCGGCCTCATTCAATTCATGAATAATCTACGGCACATGCCATCCAATTGCAGAAGCATTTTCTAAGCTCTATGGTGGATCAATTAATGGCCAAGAGTATATATGTCAATATACGAGAATTGAAATTGAATCACCTACCCTTTGACCCACGACAAAACCATACAAAAGAACGAGATGATGAAGTAGAAGGTGACCAGGTGACGGTGGAAGAGTGGAGACTTTGTGAAGAAGAACGAAGAAATTAGGGAATTTTGGGGATCTCAAGCTTGTGAAGAAGAATTAGGAAACAATGGgggaattgagtttggtgccccaccccttaggctttgcaccccactttattaaatacggaatttaaagttccgtatcaatacggaaaataaaattccgtatctgttttagtatataatgagtggttgaaaatgtgacacgcatgcttaaatacagtacgaaattttaagttccgtattcaatagggagaatacggaattttaaattccgtatttgataaagtggggtgccaagccccataggtggggtgccaaacccaactcccaaaCAATGGGGAGGGTCACATGACAGATTCTAAGTTTTAATCTACGCCGTTATTGTATAATAAAATTAAGGGTTCAGATTTGGAGTAACTTTCTTGGCTTACTCTTGGAGTGAATGGAGCTCTCCTCTTTTTAGTTAAGTATTTTCATTATTTAgtgttttgttattttaattagttttataatcttgttataatttttatgttatttttatggATTTCATTAGGATTTACTCAAGTTATTTGAAGTTGTTATCTTTTTCTATCTTTTAGTTAATTCCTGTTATTAGCTTTTAATTATTTCCCTTTATTGATCTTAGGAGAAGATTTAAAGGAAATCGGGAATTGATGAAGATATGGAGTGGCTGTAAATTTTAGCATGAAATTCGTGCAAATTTATCTTACTTCTCGCGCAAATGCTTGTGCATCATGGTTGCTGGAATTTTTGCGTGAAAATTCATGCAATTCTTTCTTTATTTCGCGCAAATGCACAAGCTATGTCTTCTTGCCCAAATTTTCGTGCAATTTCTGTGTTTCTTGGCGCAAATGCGCCAAACTCCGTTGTGAATGGTAATAAAACTTGATTTTAACCTACTTTTTGGTCtctcttttcacgtggaaacattTTGAGAAGACAACTTTGAGTTCTTTAGGAATTTTAATGCTTTGCTTCTCTTTTCTTGAATTGATTTTTATGACTATGTGGAACTAATCCTCGTTTGTATTGGGGATTTGATGTAGTTTTCTTTAGCCTATGTTTTGATACACTTCAATTATATATGAATGATTATTTTAgttcatgaatttcttctttgtttttattgAATCTTATCGCGAGTGAGTTTCATGCTACCATTTGCACAATTGGGAAGTTGGTAGCTGATAAAGATCTatgaagaaattaaataagggtttCTACACCTTAAGGATAAGGGTAgtaatttatttgtgtttgccTGAACATGAAtttgaatctctagttaattaggATTATGTACTAAGAAATTGGCTACCACTAATTAACTAAAAGGGGTGCTTGACTAAGGGATTAGAAAGTAAACAAATAGGCTTAACACCATGAACATATTTAActaatttcatatataattgAAGTGAGTATAAACATAGAAAGGGTAGACGAAATCAATTCCCCGGTGCGCTtttctttaattaatttaacATCAATAATTGTCGTTTTCTGCGTTTTCCTGTTGCTTTGTACTATCAACCAACCAAAACTCCCTTTTACTTTCGCTTTACGTCCTTACAACGAGAAATTGGTAATGTTATAAGTAAACTATCACAATCCTTgaggttcgataaattaaaaccctgGGAGAAATTGTACACTAGTAGTTTGGCACATCATTGCCTATTAGATCAATATAAttcttttgctttcaaaaaataaaaagaaaagaaaagaaaagactaGAGAAAATAACTTGGGTTGGTGCCCAAGGGTTGAGAGTTGTGATATTGGCGTTAATCACAAAGTTATATGTAGGTTACCGACTGCTTTTCCCATCctttattataaatattgatGGTAAGATCGTTgacatttttattgaaaaatataCTCGTTAGTGACCAATGGAAAAGACTGCCGGCGACGTGGCGGTAACCTTTTCGCACAAAAGCATATTTTTTTGCCACGTTATCGACGATCAAAGTTGTCGATAAGGTCCGCACTTAAGTTTCCCGCCACTTCATTAAGGAAAAAGAATCGGTAATAGCAAGATTTACATACAGCTTTTCGACCACTGGTTAAAAGTCGTCTTCTTCCTTCCATTACCACagtcttgttttttttttttttttgaataatgtgaaaaaataattaccaaaaaggaaaaaaaaatcaaatttaccTCAATGCTGTGATTTTGGATAGCTTGGACCTTATGTGGCGGATAGGGGTGAATTCGCGTCACCCCACTAAATTTGCGTCCCCATAAGCAAATGTCTTGAATGTGGAGGATAGAGAATCTTGCAGGGCCCCAAGTGTCAGCAAAACACAAGATTCGCTTAGGATTAGACGAATCCATTGTTTATCGAGATTTGCTTGATTGCACGCGAATTGAGGATGACACTATCCAGATGAGACATTGCGGGAAACAAGGGACGTATGAGACATTAAACAATGGATTTGCCTAGTTGTAAGGGAATCTGGTGTTTTGTTGACATCTAAGGCCCTACAAGAATCCATGTCATCCACATTCAAGGCATTCGCTTATGGAGATGTGAATCCTACATTGAATTCGTGTGGGGTGACGCAAATTCACCCTTAGCTGTCACATGGGCTCCAAGCTGTCGAAAAACACACTGTGGGGTAAAGTTGACTTTTTCCCTTTTTGGTAATAATTCTTCTCCTcgcattataaaaaattaaaaacaaaaaatccacACTCTTACTCCTAAACCCTCTCCAATTGAGATAATTCTAAAGCTAGACCTGTATTTTATGGTTTGAGTTGAAGGAGCATGTTGTTGATTGATAAGAGAAAGAGATCCATGATAGAGTAATTTATAGGTTTGAGTTATgtagaaaaataaagaagagagaagacGAATAAGATAAAGGTGGAATAGAAAGAAGACGCTGGTGGAAGATGAATGActaaattgaattaaaattttcttGGACTAAAACTAATGTTAAGGTTCATGTGATCACTCCCAACAGACTAGACTTATACGTAAAAGATTGACTAATAAAAAATCAtagaattaatttaattaaaaaattgttagggataattttatttatttttaaacaaaatttGGTTCGAAACTAAATTATTGAAgccatctatatctatataatacactaaaggaaggttttttttttttttttgaaagcagaaGTATTATTAGAAATAAAAGGTTCATGAGAACAAGCCTCTCATGAGAGCCATAAGACAAACCCACCCAAACTAGGATCTTTGTGTTCAAATACAATCAAAGGAATGGCCTCATCAAAACCTTCAGaggaaaacccagtgggaaaaactaatgaaagaaaaagagtacccAAATCCAAGAAAGCAATCAAAACACCCAAAACATATATCCTACCCCATAGAGTACTGCAATATGAACATATAAACAATGGTCTGCAATTCTCAAAAATAACAAACTAGCCTCTACAACCTTTCCTACATTCTCACCACTTGCAGCAGCAAACTCATATGCAATGTGTATTGCAATACGGCCACATGAATTCAGCAACTCCAATTCTCTTTACCTCATTAAAACTTGACAGAATTTCCTTCCATATAAGTCAAACTCACACCAGAAATTTTAGTCCCATATGCAGTACTATGCACGTCATAAATTTGGTACCAAAATGTCCTGCCAAAATACTAGCTAGGTCCACCACCCATTGTAATACCAAAGCACAAAAGCAAACAGCCCCATAGCAGTAAAAACCAAAGACCCTAAAACCATAATGCAGCACCACAAGTGACAAAACCGCAACCGAGTACACCAGGTCCCTAATAGTCCCAAATAGGCTGCGCTGATCTCTGTCAAATTCCTGATTCAACAGTAGCCTTGAGAAAACAAGCAAAAAGCCTTCCCCTTGAGCCACATGACATGGATAGCTAAACAAACGAAGCTATTAAGCCCTCCCCTGGCAGCTTCCCCGCAAAACGGCTAAGAACAGTTTTTCCAATGCAAGATAGCCTTCTTTACAGCCTCCTTCTTTGTCAAACCTCATAAACCACAGACGTTCCAAGTAATTCACAGCCCTGGCATCTGAACGGAGATGAGGATGGTTTTGTCGTATCTGAGCTTCCAAACCTCTAAGCATCAAGGCTTCCGAACCTCTTGGCTTCAAACccagctgtaacaccccgatttccaggtgtcactttagtaaccaaaaatagactttacgctgaaaacaggtaatttttttgtttgataccttttaaatcaagcaatagaaaataaagacaaaacccaaccaacacacaaatatatacacatgtacagcctcagctgcactcccatgtcacgcgcactcgcagtgactccaaagtagtgtgcccgtaggcaaatagttacagatccagaagtgtgagtgaaaaggttataattacaatccactgggagaaagtcggcctcaaaatggcctaagcaaagactcctatagtccgactgactcactgtgatccctcaataagagaaccacacaaaagccatgcgtcgggaacctaccccgtcccaaaagcaaaacgaatcagagctctacacaaatatgacgcctgcctaactctaccaacccataactgctcacacatccgagtcctcggcgaactgaagacggcaagttgaagctcagctccatgcgtcgtagaacttctttcgtcagatgttcacactcgtcagtccggtcctccatgacccttccccggtacgtcgctcgatgacccacaacatcgatcacccaagcggtgggggcatcccgatccacaagctcatatctgatcccccccgagggagagaccatcgaacaccagtcggccatcgacatctggcagcaggccgaccgcccaaacacaaacatacaaacaaagccaaggcgctagggtcaactcacagcaataagtagatatacactcaacatgtgatatggggtatagatatatgttgatatatatacatataaacaatcctagcatgttatggctctaacattgcttcaataaacaaacaacacacaatctcagtcagcatgaatgtatgcgtgaaatgcacaatatgtatccggatttgtgacgcgttcccgttcgccacaagtgaagcattttcactatggatggaccattcccgttatccatcctggatgaaatccatcctggatgaaccattcccgttattcatccttggtgaaccattcccgttattcaccgaatgatgaaccattcccgttattcatcattaatgcaaggtgaaccattcccgttattcaccatgatatgcacaggtgaaccattcccgttattcacccgattgaatgcaacgtggttagccaaacaacgaatcgtccttaccacgaaagtgtctagctcacaacccaatctcaaccaaacccaatgagttagtgtcggtcaatacaacacaactcggagtaagtgtcggtcaatacaacacagctccaccaacaaaaatacacaagggtctagtgtcggtcaatacaacacagcccaaacaacaagagcactaggtgtcggtcaatacaacacggctccacaacaatccccaagagtactagagtactcggtgactttcaatcatcaccatagctcaccttagtggcttcccccaattccaataactcacaacaaaggtcgacttttccccgtctttcgtaaatattttccccttcagttttcctatacttaaacgttaataaaagtgatttcaattcagattagtcaggttatgagtttatttctcaaaatctaggtttcccaagtctttagtttttcaaagctctatcattctaagttttcaaagatcaatcacccaaaatacatttcccggggaaagtctaagaattccaacatatggctaagtctcaaaccccacatttggacttgcctagggttgttcatccaacccgaaatatcaaagatcaccagatcaatgaatctccactccgaaattgcgtcaaaacgctcaatccaacaaagcacaacatcacaacatcagttcatcaacataatcaacatcaaagtaaagcataagtcgaattgatcgacgcctatcatgcattcatagc from Lotus japonicus ecotype B-129 chromosome 2, LjGifu_v1.2 includes:
- the LOC130738806 gene encoding uncharacterized protein LOC130738806, which translates into the protein MWYCRIPRVINIIRRCCKIWGHGLGRVMNLRVSNILLLLLLLLTIRNLKKLRPVSQEHNKPGIVDQPDGDAGERKESIAVRAPSSPPDHLAPTRLHPRHLLFSQILLLIPTPSSKTHLSDSLLPAPPPSTRPKISSSGFRLAPNTLTEPVRELVVFPNPYREDPGKALRDWDLGTKISRGFGACSSSPR